In one window of Cytophagaceae bacterium ABcell3 DNA:
- a CDS encoding IS4 family transposase yields the protein MWGYIGTNKNSDYREELTKHISHEINCKEFISRVKDGCERVFSRQRKLDIRKLIVFIMSFKSALQRDLDRFYKAMSNSDFNIREVTKSALSQSRSKLNPWAFVRLNEISVDFFYKKASYYTWHGMRTLAVDGTRLQLPNHPTVKEEFGEYMFGPKASTPRSMAMGSMLYDVLNHITLDAEIAPYASSERDLLVQHLKKVEKGDLLLLDRGYPCFWLFFLLKAKGVEFCIRLENEWWKEVESLMASPEQERIVKFRLPKKDHGKLSEYPEIISQEIDCRLIKVKLETGETEILCTSLTDLKKYDIEEFKRLYHYRWNEEECYKLLKSRLDLESFSGKTAKAVRQDFHAKVFLLTLCAAYCHPIEAKVLAEYEEEQKEQEQKEEEQKEEKGKKKRKYQQKPNKTNALANLMDMLIPIFLKRKYRKAVKAFDDIVSRTKEVVRPDRKVDRPKKIKKPHSMNYKKL from the coding sequence TTGTGGGGGTATATAGGGACTAATAAAAACTCTGACTATAGAGAAGAACTAACCAAACATATCAGCCATGAGATTAACTGTAAAGAGTTCATTAGCCGTGTTAAAGACGGCTGTGAAAGGGTATTCTCTAGACAAAGAAAGCTGGATATCAGGAAGTTAATTGTTTTTATCATGTCTTTTAAGTCAGCATTGCAACGTGATCTTGACAGATTTTACAAAGCAATGTCCAATAGCGATTTTAATATTCGCGAGGTTACTAAAAGCGCCCTTTCTCAGTCCAGATCCAAGCTAAATCCATGGGCATTTGTTAGGTTGAACGAAATAAGTGTGGATTTTTTCTACAAAAAGGCCTCCTATTACACATGGCATGGCATGCGTACTCTTGCTGTTGATGGCACCCGTCTTCAACTTCCAAATCATCCCACAGTAAAAGAAGAATTTGGGGAATATATGTTTGGGCCTAAAGCAAGCACTCCTCGCTCTATGGCAATGGGTTCTATGCTTTATGATGTACTTAATCACATAACTCTCGATGCAGAAATAGCACCTTATGCTTCAAGCGAAAGAGATTTGCTTGTACAGCACCTTAAAAAAGTTGAAAAGGGCGATTTGCTCCTTCTGGACAGGGGATATCCTTGTTTTTGGTTGTTTTTTCTGCTTAAAGCCAAGGGGGTAGAGTTTTGCATAAGGCTTGAGAATGAATGGTGGAAAGAAGTTGAAAGTCTGATGGCCAGCCCTGAACAGGAACGCATAGTGAAGTTTCGGCTCCCTAAAAAAGACCATGGTAAACTGAGTGAATACCCGGAAATTATCAGTCAAGAAATAGACTGCAGGCTTATAAAAGTAAAGCTTGAAACAGGTGAGACAGAAATACTTTGTACTTCCCTGACAGATTTAAAAAAATACGATATTGAGGAGTTTAAGCGGCTTTATCATTATCGGTGGAATGAGGAAGAGTGCTATAAATTACTGAAAAGTCGTCTTGATCTGGAATCTTTTTCTGGAAAAACGGCAAAGGCTGTACGTCAGGATTTTCATGCCAAAGTTTTCCTTTTAACACTATGTGCAGCATATTGCCATCCTATTGAAGCTAAAGTCCTGGCTGAATATGAGGAGGAGCAAAAGGAACAGGAACAAAAGGAAGAGGAACAGAAAGAAGAGAAAGGAAAAAAGAAGCGAAAATACCAACAAAAACCTAATAAGACAAATGCTTTAGCAAACTTAATGGACATGCTTATCCCAATTTTCCTTAAAAGAAAATACCGAAAAGCCGTTAAAGCATTTGATGATATTGTCTCCAGAACCAAAGAAGTTGTAAGGCCAGACAGAAAAGTAGATCGACCTAAAAAAATAAAAAAACCACACTCGATGAACTATAAAAAACTGTGA